The bacterium sequence CGAGCGGCCGCGGCCGTCGTCCATCGGCGTCACCCAGGTGGGCAATCCTTCTTCGCGCTTGAGCCGCTCCGCCATCTCGCGCGCACGGTCCTTGCTCACGATCGGCTGCACACGCACCCGCCAGCGTCCGCCCTCTCGGGTCGCCGGCAGGACCTCGACGGGATACGTCGGGGAGAGCGTCTCCGCGAGCCGCCGTGCAGCCCGCTTCTCGGAGAAGGCCCCGACCTGGATCGCCCACGATCGCGACGACGCCTCGACCGGCGGCGCTCGGCGCGCGCTCTCGGGAGTCGGCCGCGACGCCCCGACCCGCGTCTCGCGCGCCGGTGTCGGCATCTTCGAGGCCGCCCGAGGCAGCGGGGCCGCGTCCGCCGACGCCGTGGGGACCGCTCGGCGGGCGGGCGCCGCGACCTGCGGAAGTGCTTCGGTCTCGGCCCGCTCTCCCGGTTCGACCAGGGGACGCGGCTCGGTCGCGGCGCTCGCGTAGACGTCCTCGCCTCTCGCGGCTTCACGCAGCGACGAATCCGGGCCGGGCTCGTCCAACGCCACGGATTCGGTCTCGCCGCGCAGGTGCCGAGCCAGGAGCTCGGGTTCCTCGGTCACGAGGCCGAAGACGAGGCCCACTCCGAACCCCACTGCGACGAGCAGCACGAGGCGCCCCAACGCGCGCACGACGCCTCCCGGTCGGAGGCCGCGTCCGCGGGGCGCTGCCATTACATGCGCTCCGGCGCGCTGATCCCGAGCAACCCGAGGCCGCTCGCCAGCACGTTGCGAATCGCGAGCGCGAGTCCGAGTCGCGCGGCGGAGAGCCCGGCATCGTCGGAGAGC is a genomic window containing:
- a CDS encoding SPOR domain-containing protein, producing MAAPRGRGLRPGGVVRALGRLVLLVAVGFGVGLVFGLVTEEPELLARHLRGETESVALDEPGPDSSLREAARGEDVYASAATEPRPLVEPGERAETEALPQVAAPARRAVPTASADAAPLPRAASKMPTPARETRVGASRPTPESARRAPPVEASSRSWAIQVGAFSEKRAARRLAETLSPTYPVEVLPATREGGRWRVRVQPIVSKDRAREMAERLKREEGLPTWVTPMDDGRGRSEGRSG